The following coding sequences lie in one Phalacrocorax aristotelis chromosome 2, bGulAri2.1, whole genome shotgun sequence genomic window:
- the MRPL13 gene encoding large ribosomal subunit protein uL13m, with product MRRPRGLRFPSLRRGGTAAMASYTKAAQQWATFARAWYLLDAKMQPPGKIAAATVIRLEGRHKPIYHALSDCGDHVVIINTRHIAFSGNKWEQKVYSSHTGYPGGFKQVTAAQLHLKDPTAIVKLTVYRMLPKNLQRRTMMQRLHLFPEDVIPEDIQKNLLQEIPQPRAVPKRLDEYTPEEIAAFPKVWTPPKDFRRK from the exons ATGCGGCGGCCGAGGGGGCTGCGCTTCCCTTCCCTCCGCCGCGGCGGCACGGCGGCCATGGCCAGCTACACCAAGGCGGCCCAG CAATGGGCTACTTTTGCCAGAGCCTGGTACCTCCTTGATGCAAAGATGCAGCCACCAGGAAAAATAGCAGCTGCGACTGTAATCAGGCTTGAAGGCAGGCATAAACCTATTTATCATGCACTAA GTGACTGCGGAGATCATGTTGTCATAATAAATACAAGACATATTGCCTTCTCTGGTAACAAATGGGAACAGAAAGTATATTCTTCACATACTGG CTATCCTGGTGGTTTCAAACAGGTgacagcagctcagctccatTTGAAGGACCCAACCGCT ATTGTTAAACTGACTGTTTATAGAATGCTTCCAAAAAACCTTCAGAGAAGAACTATGATGCAGAGGCTGCACCTGTTCCCAGAAGAC GTTATTCCAGAAGATATACAGAAGAATCTTCTACAAGAGATTCCTCAGCCACGTGCAGTCCCCAAGAGGTTAGATGAATATACGCCAGAAGAAATTGCTGCCTTTCCGAAGGTTTGGACTCC